From Qipengyuania psychrotolerans:
AGGCTGTGCGTGGCTCAACGTCGGGGCGCGGTCTACTGCGCATGCTGATAGAGCCATGGCTGCAGCGCCGAGCAGCACACCCGGCCTTCTTTTCTTAATCACGCATGCTACCCTTCCGGATCGAGGATCTGGCGATCTACCGTACTATACTGATCCATGCGATACCCGAAGCCGAATACCGTGCGGATAGCGAAGCCGTTTTCCGGGGTGAGCTTGAGCTTCGAGCGCAGCCGCGAAACGTGCATGTCGATTGTCCGGGTTTCCAGTTCCGACTGGCCGCCCCATACGCGCGAAAACAGATAGCCGCGCGACAAAGGTCGATCCAAGTTCTGGAACAGCAGGTCGGCGAGCGCAAATTCCTTCGCGGTCAATTGTACCTTCTCGCCATCGCGGCTGAAGTTTTTCTCGAGACGGTCGATCCGGTACGGTCCAAACTCCTCATGGCGCTTTGTTTCAGGCCCTGCCAGTCGTCGTCCGGCAGCCTCGATCCGCGCGCGGATGACTTCGTCGGATTCGGGCTTCACGATGTAATCCACCGCGCCTGTTTCAAGTCCGATGACGACGTCACCCTTGTCCTGGCGGCTGGTGATCAGGATGAAGGGCGGGGGCGCCTCGAGATTTTCTCGTGCCCACTTGAGCACCTCCACACCGGTCTTGCCCGGCATGTTCCAGTCCAGGAGAACGACGTCGAAGGTTTCGCGCTGGAGGGCGTTGAGCACGTCCAGACCATTCGTGAAACAGTCCACGTTATGACCGGCGGCTTTCACGATATGGGAAATCTGATCGAGAATATCTTTCTCGTCGTCGGCCAGAGCGATCCTCATTAGTCCCCCATCTTATCTTGGGTTGGCTATTGAAAGACGCGCCGGTCCGGGCCGATCGCGTATTCCGTGATTGGAAGGACGAGGCAGGAGTTACGGTTTTGGCCGTTTGCCCCCAGTCTGCCTCGCCCACCCCAAGCGCACGTCCGATCCTGCTTGTTCGTCCCTCTCGGCGCGACCCAAAGGGCACAGGATGCAATGTGTGTTGCAAATAACTATAGGAATGATGTCCGCAGCGCCATCCTTAGAAGGCTGAAAACGCCCCGATTTTACAGCTTTTTACGATTGGCCTCCCGGCTCGATTCCAGCGCTGCGCGGCGCAAATTGCTGCCTTTGCAGTATCGCAAGGATCAGACTGTGCGATCACGCGGCCAGAAGATGAGGGTAGGTGGCGGAGCAGGAGGGATTCGAACCCTCGATACGGGGTTACCGTATACACACTTTCCAGGCGTGCGCCTTCGACCACTCGGCCACTGCTCCGCATGCCGGCTAAGGCAAGGGCGCGCCTCTAGCGGGCTTGTCGGGGCTGTGCAAGCTACGTGTCATCCCAAACACCGGGCCGGGAAAGCCGGACGCACGGCAATCGGGCTTTCACCTCAAATTATACAGGAGATGGCGACCCAATGGTCAGTGAGTAAGCTTCCGGCGCATTCGGTAGCGTCCATGCTCAAACTGCTCGAAATATTGGTGTACGTCTGGATGTGAGACGGGCCCCGACAGTGCATCACCGATAAGGTTCTGCTGGCTGACGTAAGCGACGTAATCGCTTTCGTCGCTTTCGGCTAGGAGGTGGTAAAAGGGCTGGTTGCGATCCGGCCGAATCTCTTCCGGGATCGAAGCGTACCATTCTTCGCTATTGGCGAAGACTGGGTCGACATCAAAAATAACGCCGCGAAAATCGAAGGCCCGGTGTTTGACCACGTCTCCGATTGCAAAGCGTGTACGGATGCGGCGGGGCGCCTCAAGAGTGCGGCCGGCCTGCGCGGAGAAAAACGATGCCCTGTCCATGTCACCGAAGGATATGGGAAGGAACCGGGGCAGCACAAGGCGCAGCGCTGGAAAGTCCCCCGATTTCGCGTGCGAAAGGGCTTGGCAATACGTCTGCTGTGGGCTAACGGGCGCGCTCGCTTCGACCAGGGTCATCGACCCGCAAGCGCACCCGACATGCGGAGAGGTGGCAGAGAGGTCGAATGCGCCGCACTCGAAATGCGGTGTACTGGCAACAGTACCGTGGGTTCGAATCCCACCCTCTCCGCCAGTCACTAACGCAACAGCGCAGCTTGAAGGCCGTATCACCATACGATGCTTCAAAGCGTGCTCACCGATAGGGGCTCCCTGCGGTGGTTCTATGTTGAAAAAAATTTCTCAGCAGGCGTGGCTGCTCTTTCGGCAAGCAGAAGCGAACCGACGAGGTTTCATCGCCAGTCTAAGATTCGGACGCGAACACCACACCGCTGTGTTGGGGCGAAATCAATTTCCTGGCTGCCTCTTATTGAGAGATGGCATCGGATAGTTTAGCAATCTTTGGCAGGGTAGCGTGGACTGACGAGGACGACCTATGCCCGCACTACCGACGCAAACGCGCATCTATCAGAACCATCATCTGGATTCGACGCGGTGGAATTGGTTCGCGCCGCGCGAAGACGACATCGTGATCGCCACGTCTTACAAGGCTGGCACCACGCTGATGCAGACCATCGTAGGCAATTTGTTATTCCCGGCCGGCGATCTGCCCGGTCCGGCGTCATTCATTTCGCCATGGCTGGACTTCCGGCCGATACCGCTTGAGATGGTGCTCGGCCAATTGGAGGCGCAGGAGCACCGCCGTTATATCAAGACCCACACTCCGCTCGATGGCTTGCCGTATTATTCACAGGCGAAATATCTCTGTGTGAGCCGCGACCCGCGGGATGTGTTCATGTCGCTACTCAATCACTGGGGCAGCCACACCGATGAATTTTATCTCATGGCGAACGGCATCCCCGGCCGGGTGGGAGACGAGTTTCCGAGATTTGGGGGCGACGTTAAGCAAATCTGGCGGGATTGGATGACGCGGAGCTGGTTCGAATGGGAAGTTGGCGGTTACCCTTATTGGTCACACCTCAGCTATGCACTAACCTTCTGGAAATTCAGGCATTTGCCCAATATCAAACTCGTCCATTTCAACGATCTCATCGCTGACCTGGATGGGCAAATGCGCGACATTGCCGAATATCTGGAGATTGAGATTCCAGAAGCACTTTGGCCCGACGTTGTGAAGCGCTGTACCTTTGCGGAGGTAAAGAAAGATCCATCCAAGGTGGTTGGCGAAAACATCGCGTTCGCGTTTGAAGGCGGTGCCGATACATTCATCCACAAGGGTACGAATGGCCGCTGGGTCGACGTCTTCGATGAGGACGACCTGATGCTCTACGAAAATGCGATGAACCAACTGCCAGCCGACTATGCCCAGTGGCTGCAAGACGGCGGCGCTGTCCCGCCAACGTGAACGTTGAGCACGCGCAGGGCGGGGGCGGTACCTGACCGTTACTAGAAAATGGGGACCGCCCATCTTAGCAAGCGGACCGCGCGATCGCCGCCGAAAAGGAAACTTCCCGGCTTCGCGAACAATTCATCGCCGTACTTGGGCATGATCTGCGCAGTCCGCTCGCCTCGATCAGCAGCGGTATCCGCCTGCTCGCGCGGCGCGAGACGTCGAACGAAAAGGAACTGCAGGTCATGTCGCTTATGCAGGGCAGCATTCTGCGTGCGTCGGAACTGGTCGATAACGTTCTTGATTTTGCGCGGGGGCGGCTAGGTGGAGGGATGACCCTAAGCCGCGATGCCAGCGCGCCGCTTGGCCCGGTGTTCGAGCAGGTTGTTGCCGAAATCGTCTCGGTCAATCCTGATCATGACATCGAGACCCATTTCGAAGTCCAAGAACCGGTCGATTGCGACGGGGTGCGGCTTGGCCAGCTACTGTCGAACCTGCTCGGTAACGCGGTGACCCACGGAGCGAAGGATCAACCCATTGCGGTGCGCGTCACCGCGGTAGACGGCGAGTTGACGATATCGGTCGCCAATGGCGGTCAGCCGATCGACGAAGCGGCACGGCGCAAGCTATTCCAGCCGTTCTTCCGTGAGGAAATTCGCCCTAATCAATCCGGGTTGGGGCTGGGGCTGCACATTGCGTCCGAAATTGCCAAGGCGCATGGGGGAAACTTGGAAGTGACGTCTGACGAGAACGTGACCCGTTTTGCCTTCACGATGCCGCTTGAGACCGCCGAACCGTAGGACCTCAATCGCTAAGGGCCATGCTGCGAAATGAAGACCCGATGACCCGTGCCGGTCCATCGGCTTGCGGAACCTTTCTCTGGCGGATTGTAAGCTATGTACGCTTCGGGCGTAGCGGTGACGAAAATTACGGGATTGGCGCCGTACAGTTCTCGGATGTTTGTGAGCGCGCCTGAGCAGGGTTAATTACGATTTTTGCTGGAGTTCCTCCGGCAACCCCAGAATTGCGAGCGCAAACTGGTCCAAGCTGATGCTCAACTCTCCCGTCACGGTATCGTGCTCGCCATCGATCATCACATCAATCGTCTCGCCACTTGTTGGCTGACAACGGGCATGGCTCATATTCCCCAAGTCGTCATACGGGCCTTCACGGAAATCGCCTGCGGTGATTGCGAACCCTTGTTTTATCCACTCGGTCACAGTGTCCATATGGTACCCCCGGGCGGCGAGCGCCCCGTCCAGGACGGAAAAATGCAAGCCTGGATATCCTTCTTCGCGGCCACTTGATGGTTCGACAAGCCGCACGAGGGGGCCAGTCGCGGCTTCTTCGGTGATTTCCAGCGTCTTGTTCAGGAGCTTGCCGATCTCGCGGTCGCGCAGATCCTCACGCGCCAGTGCCCACCGCGCGCCGGGCCCGACCAGGACTTCGGCGATAGCAGTGTGCTCGCCGCACCGCAGGCAGCTTCGTTGAGTTTTCTGCAGCCTTCCCTTTGCCAACATTTCCGCGATGGTTGGGGCATCGCGCTCCCCGAAAACGGCTCGGCAGAGTAGATTCTGCGTGCCGCCGGGCAGGGGCAAGGCCTCACCTTGCCAACCTTCACGTTCAAGCTGGCCAAGATATGCAGACAAGGTCCCGTCTCCAGCGAAGACCGCCAATTGCGTGACCTTTGCCGCTTCCAATTCTTTCCGGCCCGGCAATTGGTCTTGCTGGCAATCAATCACTTTCGCGGGAGCGAACTCGCCCTGCGCCAGTATTTCGCGAAGATCCGCTATGGCCGCTTCATCGTAACTTCCACTGGTGCTGTTGATGACGAGCCACATA
This genomic window contains:
- a CDS encoding response regulator transcription factor, with translation MRIALADDEKDILDQISHIVKAAGHNVDCFTNGLDVLNALQRETFDVVLLDWNMPGKTGVEVLKWARENLEAPPPFILITSRQDKGDVVIGLETGAVDYIVKPESDEVIRARIEAAGRRLAGPETKRHEEFGPYRIDRLEKNFSRDGEKVQLTAKEFALADLLFQNLDRPLSRGYLFSRVWGGQSELETRTIDMHVSRLRSKLKLTPENGFAIRTVFGFGYRMDQYSTVDRQILDPEG
- the hspQ gene encoding heat shock protein HspQ, whose translation is MDRASFFSAQAGRTLEAPRRIRTRFAIGDVVKHRAFDFRGVIFDVDPVFANSEEWYASIPEEIRPDRNQPFYHLLAESDESDYVAYVSQQNLIGDALSGPVSHPDVHQYFEQFEHGRYRMRRKLTH
- a CDS encoding sulfotransferase domain-containing protein, with the protein product MPALPTQTRIYQNHHLDSTRWNWFAPREDDIVIATSYKAGTTLMQTIVGNLLFPAGDLPGPASFISPWLDFRPIPLEMVLGQLEAQEHRRYIKTHTPLDGLPYYSQAKYLCVSRDPRDVFMSLLNHWGSHTDEFYLMANGIPGRVGDEFPRFGGDVKQIWRDWMTRSWFEWEVGGYPYWSHLSYALTFWKFRHLPNIKLVHFNDLIADLDGQMRDIAEYLEIEIPEALWPDVVKRCTFAEVKKDPSKVVGENIAFAFEGGADTFIHKGTNGRWVDVFDEDDLMLYENAMNQLPADYAQWLQDGGAVPPT
- a CDS encoding sensor histidine kinase, with the translated sequence MAVLGHDLRSPLASISSGIRLLARRETSNEKELQVMSLMQGSILRASELVDNVLDFARGRLGGGMTLSRDASAPLGPVFEQVVAEIVSVNPDHDIETHFEVQEPVDCDGVRLGQLLSNLLGNAVTHGAKDQPIAVRVTAVDGELTISVANGGQPIDEAARRKLFQPFFREEIRPNQSGLGLGLHIASEIAKAHGGNLEVTSDENVTRFAFTMPLETAEP
- a CDS encoding diacylglycerol kinase family protein; amino-acid sequence: MGERFTTKKAGINLPCREPPAVYHKSDARRQRRGTQSRAVRFGKMSRNNLMWLVINSTSGSYDEAAIADLREILAQGEFAPAKVIDCQQDQLPGRKELEAAKVTQLAVFAGDGTLSAYLGQLEREGWQGEALPLPGGTQNLLCRAVFGERDAPTIAEMLAKGRLQKTQRSCLRCGEHTAIAEVLVGPGARWALAREDLRDREIGKLLNKTLEITEEAATGPLVRLVEPSSGREEGYPGLHFSVLDGALAARGYHMDTVTEWIKQGFAITAGDFREGPYDDLGNMSHARCQPTSGETIDVMIDGEHDTVTGELSISLDQFALAILGLPEELQQKS